One Panicum virgatum strain AP13 chromosome 3N, P.virgatum_v5, whole genome shotgun sequence DNA segment encodes these proteins:
- the LOC120664447 gene encoding transcription factor MYBS3-like codes for MHTVASRCSRCGGGCGHSSIACRVAATADQRGGEAATMRSGGGAAAGLRLFGVQLGAAAAGGAASPALQLHKSYSVDCLNLQGSAPAYAALVAAPLLLSPSPSSALLLSIDECSTERATDGGGYLSDDGARGGTALRERKKGVPWSEEEHRLFLEGLEKLGRGDWRGISRGFVTTRTPTQVASHAQKFFLRQNSAGKKSNAKRRSSLFDLVQNCENGLVSDSSDGKAAATSESLSPKASCDVYRKESTAIHERMTRPSSERAPVSEKVTGATEQAHGYHCSPLNLELGMSLTTPSIGT; via the exons ATGCATACCGTGGCGAGCAGATGCTCCcgctgtggcggcggctgcggccacAGCTCGATAGCTTgccgcgtcgccgccaccgcagaCCAGAGAGGAGGTGAGGCCGCCACCAtgcgcagcggcggaggcgctgcCGCTGGGCTGAGGCTCTTTGGGGTGCAGCTCGGTGCCGCCGCGGCAGGTGGCGCCGCTTCGCCGGCGTTGCAGCTGCACAAGAGCTACAGCGTGGACTGCCTGAACCTGCAGGGTTCTGCTCCCGCCTATGCTGCTCTCGTCGCGGCTCCTCTGCTtctgtcgccgtcgccgtcgtcggcttTGCTCCTGTCGATCGACGAGTGCTCGACGGAGAGAGccaccgacggcggcggctaccTCTCCGACGACGGTGCTCGCGGCGGCACGGCGTTGCGGGAGAGGAAGAAGGGCGTTCCGTGGAGCGAGGAGGAGCACAGGCTGTTCTTGGAGGGGCTGGAGAAGCTCGGCAGGGGCGACTGGCGAGGCATCTCCCGGGGCTTCGTCACCACGCGGACGCCCACGCAGGTCGCCAGCCACGCGCAGAAGTTCTTCCTCAGGCAGAACAGCGCGGGGAAGAAGAGCAACGCAAAGCGCCGGTCCAGCCTCTTCGACCTG GTTCAGAATTGTGAGAATGGACTCGTCTCCGATTCTTCGGACGGCAAGGCCGCCGCAACCTCGGAATCTTTGTCTCCGAAGGCATCGTGCGATGTGTACCGGAAGGAGTCGACGGCCATCCATGAGAGGATGACAAGACCTTCGTCAGAGCGCGCACCAGTTTCAGAGAAAGTTACAGGGGCGACAGAGCAAGCTCACGGGTACCACTGCTCTCCGCTAAACCTGGAGCTCGGCATGTCCCTGACGACGCCATCCATCGGAACCTAG